Genomic window (Nymphaea colorata isolate Beijing-Zhang1983 chromosome 1, ASM883128v2, whole genome shotgun sequence):
CCATCAAATGGGCCCTTAAAGATAGTGTTTCCCACTTACGATGCCAAGGAGGACAACGATCTTGTTATCCTTTCATGCGGTCTTCTTCACTCTAAGGCAATAACCCAGTTGGTCTTGGAATGGTCCGCGCTGAACCAACTCTTGGCTTCAAATAGCGCAGCCTGTTCAATGTATCTGCAGCCTCACCTAGCCCAATCAGCTTGCAGTTGCACCCGCTTATGCATCCTCATGTAGGTTACAAATGTGCGTTGTTAGGGCTGTGCATCAAGCCGGCCTGGCCAATCCAAATGAAGTTGGTTTTGATTCAATTTGCCTCATGCTCCTGCCACCTGGGCCCGACTTGATTTTAATAAAAGatcataaaatacaaaaatttgataTGTAAGTTATTTTTAACTAAAACTATAATAAAAtacttatatataaattaggtggtcagtttttgttttaataattgATGTGTCAATTTTCTTGTGCTACAAACAAAGGCACACACTAACAGTAAAGTTGAAGTGTCATAGGAACAACATTCGAGACACCACTTAAGAGATTAGGTCGGAGCATGAGCTCTCATCTATGTATGATGAAATAATTATCttgtaaaataaataataacacaaacaaatAAATGCCGGAGACATGGTTAGGTTTCTATATATATGACATACATAGATATACGTTCTGGTCACATTCCAAGCTTCACTTTCACAAGAAGGATAATAAAGCCTAACTTGCCCACTATTTTGTGCAACTACATAACAAAACTATTCGATGTGATGTGAATAAACCAAAGTTTTCTTATAATAACTctaattatttcacataaatgTAGCAAAATTATGATAAATTGACAAATTTAACGGTCACCAATACAAGTAAAACCATGGCAGTGCAGATCTTACGAAGAGGGTGCGAACATTTTACTTTACTCATGTAGCGACGTTATGGATTGAATACGATATACTATTAAccatatatgttttttcttcgTTTTGCATCGACGGGTTTCACTGCCCACCGGTGAACCGGAGGGCGTGGCGTGCGCGTAGGGGTCTCGCCAGATGTAGAGGGTTTAAAGTGGATTTGCGATGGGGCCAGCTCCTTCCGTATTAGGTAGCCGGAAAGCATCCCAAAGAGCGTGCGCCATCtctccttcccgttttcttcttgatttatggcggtttcttctttcttgattTATGGCGGTTTCTCGTTCTTCATATTATGGCGCCTAAAAGGGAAAAGCCGTCTGCGTCGTCGATTACAGAAAGAAATGTCACCCACGAAGCAGGGCAATGCTTCTACGTCCGGCGATGAGAAGATGGTGTGGCGGCATTTCATCGGTGTGGGCGGAAAAGGACCGTCCGCTATCTCGGTTCTCACTCATGGCAGGCAAGATACACTCACTCCCTGCTATTGTTTGCTGGGCTTGAtacatctctatctctctcacttTTGAGGGCGTCCGTTCGCGTCCTCCTTTGGCCGGCAGCCATCGCCGGTGTGTGATGATTGTTCGAAGCCCTCTCCACCCTTCAATTGtctttgtttgttgtttcctattggggTTTCTCTATAGTCCGTGGGGTTTATCATTTCAGGCTGGGGTCCTTCATTTAGGCACTGGGCTGGGGTTTTCTTTGAGGTTTTGGTTGGGTTCTTCCGTTGAGGTTGTTGCTGGTTTTTAACATTTGGTTCGCCATTGGGTCGGATGCTTTGGTCACCACTTGGGTCGCCGCTTTCGCTTTTGGTTAGTCCACCGCTTGGGTCCCTGCTGGTTCGGTTGTGGGTCACCGCTTAGGTCGTTGCTGTCGTTCTTACTGGGTCTACCGCCTTCCGTCGTCCCTTAGGTTGCTGTTGGGTCTGCCACTTGTGTCACTCTTGACATCTGTCGCTTGGGCATGCCGTTTTGTTGATCTTGCTGCTGAGTCGCGACAACCGCTTCAGATTGCTGCTAGATCGCCATTATCGTCTTTGGGTTTGTTGCTGGGCCGTCACTGTCGAGATGACTGCTGGGTGCTATGATTATTGTTGTGCATTCATCGCATCTAGCGTGCGGCTATTCAAATTCCAACCAGCCCGTCCACAGAGATTGGGTGTTTTGTCAGGTGTTGCGGTTGGGTCTCTTCTGGTAATGATTTGGCTGCTGGGTTCTTCCTGTTTCCTTCTTGAATGACAATGCCttttatctatgtgtttgcAATATCAGCTTTGAACATTAAATTTCTCATGGATGGGGAAGGTGGGCATTCAAGCTGTTGGGCATTCTGCAACATGCCTGATACTCACGATTTACTGCCTCATTTCTGTTTGGTTTGTTGGTGGTCTCACTGCATAATAGTGCCAACCAGGTCAGCGTGTTTTTATCCTAAAGTGCTACGTTCTATCTTCTGCATGTAGTTTCTTTTCTATACGATTATATGCTATATTTCTATTTGTTGTTTGAATCTAGTCTGGGCATATTGCTTTTTCGTTTAGAATACTTGATGCATTTGACTTCAGCTTATAGTCACAATGTAATATGTTGCTTCCTGTGTTACTCTGGGCATAGATGTAGGTGTCTCTTACTGTTGGACACGTACATCTCATGTTTAGTAAGTCTTGAATAAAGTGGATATTTGGGTGGAGaagttatgcagaaaattagtAAAACTTGTTTCATAAAGGTGAAAAGAAGCTGATGAAATTTGCATGGTGTTCAAACTACATGCTGTAAAACATATTTGGAAATTGAGTCACAAAAGGGAGGTTAAGCCATTTTGTGAAACTAAGTTGCTAAAGCCGATGGAATACTATTTTATCTTGGAATATCCCTGACGGTTCAAATAAAACCATGAAGGGATTGCCCTCAAACACCTGCAGTGGTTGCACTGACACTCTGACAGTACATCTTGCATGTGCAGTTTGTGTTTTTCTCTGTAAGCTAATGGATACAAATTGGTTGATTCATATCCTTCAAGGCTTTTAGACTCATTCTTAGAAATCTTTAATGTATATTCAACTTCTGTTCagaattgtgcattttttattcttattgaCACCCATTGCATTAATATATTGGAGGAATGGTATGTTGTCATTGTTGTTTATACTTTATGGCACTGACTTTATCATGAGATATTGTCAACATGGACGAAACAAGTGTTCGCTTATCATTTATCAGCTAAAATTAATGCTTATGATACTGGTTATCTTTCCTGAGTAAAAGGAATAATCATATATTCATTTCTTATATTGTCAATTTTGTTCATAATCACTCATGACCTAAGGTTTTCAAGACTTGGGTTCCCAATTTCTTGGTAGTTTGGTTTTTCTGAAGGCTATATGCATGCTCTCTCTGTAGCTGCTTGGTATCTCTAATCTTAGAACTTGATTTTAGATATTTAGTTATAGAATTTAATTTGTCGTTGCATGAGGAAGACTGTGTGAAGCATGGCCTCTTTTAtggttttctgaatttttgaTATTTAGTTATAGAATTTAATTTGTCGTTGCATTAGGAAGACTGTGTGAAGCCTGGCCTCCtttaggccacgtttgatggcctggattttTTTGGGGGGGAATTTTTTCAAGGGTAAATTCTCCACGGTAAACTGACAGAAAGGaaaatttccctttttcttgtttcaggccatgtttgatgtgcaatttgacttcaaattcttttgattttctttgacttttctcaatttcttgttaGATCCTTAAAGTTATTGtatttgatttgttatatttccTAACTGCTTGTTAAATTATCAAGTTTTTAAGTGCACTTTTCAACATTGAATTTTCTAGATCACACTGGATTGCATGaacttttaaaacaattttaagCATGGTCTAAAGTAGAGGTTCACATTTTAAAAGTCAAAATCCTACTTTTGAGATTGTATAAGATTAGACCTCTAATCTAGACCTTTGGTCTGAATCCCGCATGCAGCATCTTAGACCAGATCAGCGTTGACcttatatccaaaatcttgagtccaacatcccagaccggatcaggtgagacctctgatcttgaccattttttcgaaatcccaaatccaacatcccaaaccggattggatgagacctctaatccgtatcatatatatattgaaaatcttgaatccaacatcccagaccagatcaggtgagacctctgatcttgaccattggtcgaaatcccaaatgcgacatcccaaaccggattggatgagacctctaatccgtatcatatatataagtttaaaatccaacgtcctagaccatttaaaatcagacttctattttaaatcttaggatggaaccccaaattccatttgataaggtgaaatctatgttctagctggttgctcaaaatcttgagtccaacatcccagaccagatcaggtgagacctctgatcttgaccattttttcgaaatcccaaatccaacatcccaaaccggattggatgagacctctaatcagtatcatatatatatccaaaatcttgagtccaacatcccagacccgatcaggtgagacctctgatcttgaccattttttcgaaatcccaaatccaacatcccaaaccggattggatgagacctctaatccgtataatatatatatccaaaatcttgatccaacatcccagaccggatcaggtgagacctctgatcttgaccattttttcgaaatcccaaatccaacatcccagaccggattggatgagacctctaatccgtatcatatatatatccaaaatcttgagtccaacatgtcagaccggatcaggtgagacctttgatcttgaccattggtcgaaatccaaaatgcaacatcccaaatcggattggatgagacctctaatccgtatcatatatataagtttaaaatccaacgtcctagaccatttaaaatcagacttctattttaaatcttaggatggaatcccaaattccatttgataaggtgagatctatgttctagctgATGGTtcaaatcttgagtccaacatcccaaaccggatcaggtgagacctctgatcttgaccattttttcgaaatcccaaatctaaCATCCCAAAcaggattggatgagacctctaatccgtgtcatatatatatccaaaatcttgagtccaacatcccagaccggatcaggtgagacctctgatcttgaccattttttcgaaatcccaaatccaacatcccaaaccggattggatgagacctctaatccgtatcatatatatattgaaaatcttaaatccaacatcccagaccagatcaggtgagacctctgatcttaaccattggtcgaaatcccaaatgcaacatcccaaaccggattggatgagactctaatccgtatcatatatatagtttaaaatccaacgtcctagaccatttaaaatcagacttctattttaaatcttaggatggaatcccaaattccatttggcaagccggactagatcggacctctcatctatctcttatatcaaaatttcaaatcccgtctcatatatttgatcacatgaaacatatttgatcacatgaaacagatgggtggctttttgatttcctgtaaattcttttcacatcccttaggagtttttgaaatcacttgaagaatattactttgtctatatagatcttcgaatcttctcaattccttgtatttgatttaaaatattaactaatgcttgtcaaattctcaagtttttcaatgcacttttccattttgatgtttgttggttatagtggattgaatgaatttttaaaatgattttagcgtggtgtaaagtagaggttcgagttttaaagttcaaaatccaatccagCATTTGAGACTGTAGAAAACTAgacctccaatcagaagctttggtctaaatcctgcatgcaacatcctagaccggatcGGTGCTGACCTCTGATCAAACATTACTCTGAATCCCTATTCAACACCTCATACCAGAtgagattagacctctgatctatttcttagatGCAAACCCTAAATCAAACGTCATAGAACTGATAcaaatggtttatgaatctttgaaatcacttcctgttttataaatcttgAAACCActctatgttttccaaaattttgtaaattgacttcaaattcttattattgattttcttggaattttctcaatttcactagagatcttcaattttttggatttgatttcgcacttctcttaaatcattgcaaaattctcaagtttgtaaatgcacctttcacttttaggtttctaaattccattggattgtatgtatactcaaagcgattttaaacatggtctagacttgggggttaatattttaaaattcacatccacattcaaaatataaattcgacatcctagaccggataaggtgagatctatgttctagctggtagttcaaaatcttgagtccaacatcccagaccggatcaggtgagacctctgatcttgaccattttttcgaaatctcaaatccaacatcccaaaccggattggatgagacctctaatccgtatca
Coding sequences:
- the LOC116251709 gene encoding uncharacterized protein LOC116251709 isoform X2; this translates as MAVSSFLIYGGFSFFILWRLKGKSRLRRRLQKEMSPTKQGNASTSGDEKMVWRHFIGVGGKGPSAISVLTHGRLLLDRHYRLWVCCWAVTVEMTAGCYDYCCAFIASSVRLFKFQPARPQRLGVLSALNIKFLMDGEGGHSSCWAFCNMPDTHDLLPHFCLVCWWSHCIIVPTSKFQSGGYGYTGSPLQIGLSVDFLHHSMVT
- the LOC116251709 gene encoding uncharacterized protein LOC116251709 isoform X3 — its product is MAVSSFLIYGGFSFFILWRLKGKSRLRRRLQKEMSPTKQGNASTSGDEKMVWRHFIGVGGKGPSAISVLTHGRLLLDRHYRLWVCCWAVTVEMTAGCYDYCCAFIASSVRLFKFQPARPQRLGVLSALNIKFLMDGEGGHSSCWAFCNMPDTHDLLPHFCLVCWWSHCIIVPTRSPSKLLVH
- the LOC116251709 gene encoding uncharacterized protein LOC116251709 isoform X4; translated protein: MAVSSFLIYGGFSFFILWRLKGKSRLRRRLQKEMSPTKQGNASTSGDEKMVWRHFIGVGGKGPSAISVLTHGRLLLDRHYRLWVCCWAVTVEMTAGCYDYCCAFIASSVRLFKFQPARPQRLGVLSALNIKFLMDGEGGHSSCWAFCNMPDTHDLLPHFCLVCWWSHCIIVPTSYSFRGSN
- the LOC116251709 gene encoding uncharacterized protein LOC116251709 isoform X1; amino-acid sequence: MAVSSFLIYGGFSFFILWRLKGKSRLRRRLQKEMSPTKQGNASTSGDEKMVWRHFIGVGGKGPSAISVLTHGRLLLDRHYRLWVCCWAVTVEMTAGCYDYCCAFIASSVRLFKFQPARPQRLGVLSALNIKFLMDGEGGHSSCWAFCNMPDTHDLLPHFCLVCWWSHCIIVPTRSGKVNGGCCWIDRARFCCEGHLRNLKSIAE